In the genome of Bacteroidales bacterium, one region contains:
- a CDS encoding ArsR family transcriptional regulator translates to MLKFFLNINSTGYLRGLEPEFGESTNAIRIELNRFEAAGLLQTVLEGNKKIYRANITHPLFTDINRLVRKYIGVDDIVNQVISHLGKPEAVYLGGELAMGNNSRLVELIVVGDHIDQEFLNQGCAKAEKLITRKIQASILTIDDFNKQKDVLLQKKLLLLWKNID, encoded by the coding sequence ATGTTGAAGTTCTTTCTGAACATCAACAGCACCGGTTACCTGCGTGGCCTCGAGCCTGAGTTTGGCGAAAGCACCAATGCTATCCGTATAGAACTCAACCGCTTCGAAGCCGCCGGCCTGTTACAAACCGTATTGGAAGGGAACAAAAAGATCTACCGCGCCAATATCACCCATCCGCTCTTCACCGATATCAACCGTTTGGTGCGTAAATACATCGGCGTTGACGATATCGTCAATCAGGTGATTAGCCACTTGGGAAAACCCGAAGCGGTTTATCTGGGAGGAGAACTGGCCATGGGTAACAATAGCCGGCTGGTAGAACTGATTGTTGTGGGCGATCATATCGATCAGGAATTCCTGAACCAGGGCTGCGCTAAAGCCGAGAAACTCATCACCCGCAAGATTCAGGCAAGCATCCTGACCATTGATGATTTTAACAAACAAAAGGACGTGCTTTTACAAAAAAAGTTGCTCCTGTTGTGGAAAAACATAGACTGA